A part of Alkalinema sp. FACHB-956 genomic DNA contains:
- a CDS encoding Uma2 family endonuclease: MTIAVQKLTLKEYLAYEDGTGHRYELVDGELVQMPLGTGKHSDISDFLTDEFRDEINRTELDWIAKAMKIGLQSPRGSRWETSRIPDVVVLPLEQWESMADREGFIPLNEPQPILVVEVVSPSTVAIDYRAKHSEYAVLDIPEYWIADPIEQKVTVCTLKDGAYSDQVFTGTQVITSQTFPGLNLTAEQVLRAKR, from the coding sequence ATGACGATCGCCGTACAAAAATTGACGCTCAAAGAGTATCTGGCCTACGAAGACGGCACAGGGCATCGCTACGAATTAGTGGATGGAGAATTGGTTCAGATGCCTTTAGGGACTGGCAAGCACAGTGATATAAGTGACTTCTTAACGGATGAATTCCGAGATGAAATCAACCGAACCGAACTGGATTGGATCGCAAAAGCCATGAAAATTGGGCTGCAATCCCCCAGAGGCAGCCGTTGGGAAACCTCCAGAATCCCAGATGTGGTGGTTTTGCCCTTAGAACAATGGGAATCAATGGCCGATCGTGAAGGATTCATTCCCCTGAATGAACCCCAGCCCATCCTGGTTGTCGAAGTCGTTAGTCCCTCCACTGTGGCGATCGACTATCGCGCCAAACACAGCGAATACGCGGTTTTAGACATTCCAGAATACTGGATTGCTGATCCCATCGAGCAAAAAGTAACCGTCTGCACCTTGAAAGATGGCGCATACAGCGATCAAGTCTTCACAGGCACGCAGGTGATTACCTCCCAAACTTTTCCTGGATTAAACCTGACTGCCGAACAAGTCTTGAGGGCGAAAAGATGA
- a CDS encoding Uma2 family endonuclease, translating into MTIAVERPTQLKPFTFEEFLAQYGDDDRYELIDGEIFDLEATGPHEEVAAFIDRKLNVQIDHSELPYFIPQRCLIKPLGDWTGLRPDLVVLDKTQLSAEPLWPKEAIITLGHSVKLVVEVVSSNWQNDYARKVDEYAILGIPEYWIVDYAALGGLEFIGRPKQPTLTICILGNDGYYEKQRLRGDDRICSSIFPSLNLTAAQVLSTGSGC; encoded by the coding sequence ATGACCATCGCAGTAGAACGCCCAACCCAGCTCAAGCCCTTCACTTTTGAGGAATTTCTAGCTCAATATGGCGATGACGATCGCTATGAACTCATTGATGGAGAGATATTTGATTTGGAAGCCACAGGCCCCCATGAAGAAGTTGCCGCGTTCATCGATCGCAAGCTAAATGTCCAAATCGACCATTCTGAACTCCCCTACTTCATTCCCCAACGCTGCTTGATTAAGCCTTTGGGCGATTGGACTGGACTCCGCCCTGATCTCGTCGTACTCGATAAAACCCAGTTAAGTGCTGAACCCCTCTGGCCTAAAGAAGCCATCATCACGCTGGGTCACTCAGTCAAATTAGTCGTTGAAGTGGTCAGCAGCAATTGGCAAAATGACTATGCTCGGAAAGTCGATGAATACGCCATTTTAGGCATTCCAGAATATTGGATCGTAGATTATGCCGCGCTGGGCGGATTGGAATTCATCGGTCGCCCCAAACAACCCACCCTGACCATTTGCATCCTCGGTAACGATGGCTATTACGAAAAACAGCGATTACGAGGTGACGATCGCATTTGTTCCAGCATCTTCCCAAGCCTGAACCTCACCGCAGCCCAAGTCTTAAGCACAGGGAGTGGATGCTAG